The genomic stretch attatatttactattatatcgTAGAAATTGCTTAAagacatttgaaatattattaataactgaaataaaaatgaatttaaaagtgTCATACCTAAAGTTCCAACACGATAAAACCCCGCCAGAAGTTGTGATATCGTATCTACCGTCTCCGGAAATATTGGTAAAGTTACAAATGCTATAATTGATCCTGTGTAACAACTTGTTATAATGATTGTAAACAACCAATACCAACCTACAATGTTATAACACATGTAAAACTATTTGATAATGATTTAGTAATTACAGTTTTTAACAGTCCATTGTGTAAgggaaacaaataattaatatagtaatcTTGCTGTTACCCACAATTaggtaaataattacattatgattttaatttaacgtaCGTATAAAAATCATACCTATTAATAATCTTGTAGTTATTTTCGTTGTTTTACTCCAAGAATTTTCACCGacaaatgtaaaacaattagTGAACGTCCCAAAGACGTACCAGAACATGTTCTCAATTTCCCCCTTGTTGTGAATTAAATGGCTTAAAGTATGCTTGTCTGAGAATGCCAAAGGGATTATaccaattaaataagtaaatgttaAAGCTACCCAGACATGCCAGTGGAACGGACCTAGTATTGCTCGATAGCTGAaatatttagatgaaattatatATCACGATAAGTTATACATGAACCAAAATATCCGACTTTACTGACCGAGGAAGTGCAGTAGatgttaatgttataaatgctgCACAATCATGAGAGTGAGAGAAACTGACATCCATATCACGAGCTCTTTCTTCGGTTATATACATACCGGCTATGCCGATATCAACTCGACCGGATATTATCTCTTTAGCAACAGCATCACcagaacttaaaaaaaatatcagtgttacgataatattttattgaatgtgtTGATACTTTACTGAAATGTATTTAtgaagaattttaaaattttaccctAATTGCAGTTCCCGAGGTTCAACTACTTCGATAGAGAAATTGTTTCTTTCAGCTAGCagtttaagaatttttatttcaagaccATTCCAAACTACTCTTGGATTTCCACCATCCGAATCCGTTTCTATTCTAAAaagattaatacatatatttagtcatataatttaataataacaaaaataatgattaataaattagtacCTCCTAAACACAAAGGGAGGTTGATCTGCAGCGGCAACTAAAAATCTGTGACCAGCATAGCCTTCTGTCATTTTAGttggaaataaatttacttttcgtGAAAATTTTCCATGACTCCAAGAACATAATATTAAAGGCTTGCTAGTACCCAATCCgtctgtatataaaatatgagtgTATAATATGTACGCCGCTTCCtgttaaatcatttattacttaattcatTGTATAATTcagatatatgtatactaattaTACCTTTCGGaagtttagtttttaaatgCTTACCATGCTTTCGTCATCCTTAAAACTTTGTCCAATGATAagtaaattaactaaatattttgatacaggtCCCGCAAGGAATTCTTGAACAGCCCATTGTGAAGATCGTGCGACCACAATAACCTTGCTTTCCGATTGCTTACCCAAGACTTTAGCACTTCTCATCACATCAGTCAGAAAAACTATGAAATGATGACAGTTTCGTCTGGGCTGTAGCAACTTCGGCTCTTCTAAGTAATCATTTTCACCTATGTACCCATGCATAAACGAAACAGGGAAATTTTTGAAGATGTGTTGAAACAAAAAGCTCTCACTCGACTTTATTTGGTCATCATAAAGTATAACTGGCGTACAATCGTTTAAATATGTcaatgtaatgttatttattagattAGAAAGAGACGATGTTTGATcgaaattagtattttttctcAGGAAATTCTCATGCCAAATCTCTTCTCTTGTTTTCGGATGTCCGCGGAAAACTGGATCAGCACCACGCTTAACCTTTACCGAACTTTTAGTTTCTCTTCGAACTATATTTAGTTCGAGAGCATCagatttgagtttatttttttcaggttttaataaatgatatcgATTCTTAAAAAACAAAGGCTTGTGGTAATTTTGTAACATAAATTTCGATGTAAAATCATTGCTTTGTTCACAAATCAtttcttgataaaaatatagtaaataaataattgtgattATTAACTTCATATTTTAGTATGGTCTTTGTTTATTACTTGAAGCTTAGATAGCATAATGTTACTATAACTTATCAAGCCTTCTTTTTATAGGCCTTTGCGGACCTTGGCTAGACTTGAAATAAAACGTATTGACATTTAGGCAGGTGTTatgattgaaaatttattttttatgagcaATTCTGTTTTCACGGTCAGGGATATTATGTTATGCATGACTCGATGATTCTATGACGTGTTTGTatagaacacaaattaagttctTAGAAATTCTGAGCTTTTAGTAAtactaaacattattttgataaatttatttaaattttaaattattttaaaacaacctAACGacaaattctatttatatagaaCCCGCtactttaataaatcatatctgGATTAAATCTgggaaatattgtattattaaaattcttctCCTTACCTTCGCGTTTAccttattttctttgtttagaatttttaaaagttttagcAAAAGTTCACTACCTTTTTTGTTATTAGTAATTTAagaatatcatcattacattacTTTACATTTCGTTGTTGTCTTTTATCATATATGCTAGTTGTATCCCGCGGTCTCGGTCGCGTTTTAGGAGTTTATTTGTCATGTGTTGAGCAAAACAATAGCctaagtcctttcttggagttcaagtttgcttcataccaaatttcattaagttAGGCTCGTTTGTTTGGTAgtgaaagtgcgacagacagacacacagacagagttacttccacatttataatattagtatagatttatttattttcacaaaatagTGTACTTTTCATTTAGCATTATTTATaccattaattaattcaaataacgCTGATATCAAGTGAcatgatttttaaaatgtctAAACCAAtgatacatttttgtataatataatatcattggtctaaactaattgttttatattatactcatTTTCTAAGGAATAGAAAACTAACCAATTTAGTTGGCGGTTAAAGGTTTTTCAGtgctatttgaaaaataaatatatgccaGGAATATCAATACTCATAATATCTCAATATGTTTATGTAGGTCCGCTCTTTCTGCGTCACGCTTTTgcacttatagtacgacacataTTAGATGTAgaatcggaaaatgcaatgaaatgaaaataaaaccgactactgccgatttacacgaccaatagaaatagctccctatcgcgccattcgacgctattcgttgctatataTTTCCGTGTCAGTCCAACCAGAGAAAACAAttgtgcatgtaaatcgacgtgtctaattgacgaatatattaggtcatatgatattacaagttattacgtttgtgtagaAATCatgagaaatgaatattgataatttgggatcgctatcccaaattatcaatattagtaCGCTTActcaattcgaatgtgatcagttttacgaatttggcCCAGTTGTTTCGTACTATACTTTCCTTTTGTACTGTTTTGTTGAAGAAGATTCAGTtttgttagttttaaaataaataaaacaccaaactaatcatatcattttattaagcTGCACATCTTGCGTTCATTACATAtcgaagtaataaaattacctGAATGAATACAAAAAGTACATCTGGTAGAAGAAACGGGTCCCAGTATCAAACATCACATACGACATGCATCAAAAAgccgataaaaaataattcaaaatatttattaaacacaatTCGCATAAGAATGGAACTaccaattttaaatactatatctatatttacaataataggacttataaatattgcaaatttttaaatatattttgcaagCGCTACTATTGATTTAGCAGCACCCAATGTGCATTGAATTATACACTGcgataaaaattatatctaaaataaatgaatactaaaaaaaattgaattttcaaaAAGTTACAATAATAGAGATTCCAAGCtccataatttataatttctaaatgATGATAGCGATCACATTAACATGTGCTTCATCACAAATGCGATGTAGACAGACGTTCACGGGACGCTATATTTATATACGCCGAAAGTTCGCCTTGTCCAAACACAAAACACACGTTTATGACAATTTCCATGATTCTGAAGCGCTTACAATTCACATAGTCTTAACCTAACACTTAACACAAAGCACTAACTATATTTACAATTGTATAAAAAGGCAGTGTTAACCACAACGCTGGCAAGATAGGAGAAgtatttctaaattttaatatggctcacattaaaaattataatctgtCAAAATGTTAATGAAGatgatttcaataattattgaaCTGATAACAATATCGCAGTTAATCTCATTGCTATTTGAGTAACTTTgtgatttcatataaaattcttaatcCTACTGTATGTTCCATTCCaatataagtaaatgaaaatacctaatttataaattattacaagaaCACTATATAAAGCAAAACATCGTAACACCGacgaagtaattaaataaagttactaATAATGTTGGATGCATTTTTCTTTCTAAACGGTTGAAAACACATAATATCACAGTTTCCAATACATTACAACTTTATCTAAAACGGAacgaaatgtaatttattataaaacaatcaaaaatctctttcaaatattatgaaaacgtgta from Vanessa cardui chromosome 1, ilVanCard2.1, whole genome shotgun sequence encodes the following:
- the LOC124543559 gene encoding ionotropic receptor 21a, translated to MICEQSNDFTSKFMLQNYHKPLFFKNRYHLLKPEKNKLKSDALELNIVRRETKSSVKVKRGADPVFRGHPKTREEIWHENFLRKNTNFDQTSSLSNLINNITLTYLNDCTPVILYDDQIKSSESFLFQHIFKNFPVSFMHGYIGENDYLEEPKLLQPRRNCHHFIVFLTDVMRSAKVLGKQSESKVIVVARSSQWAVQEFLAGPVSKYLVNLLIIGQSFKDDESMEAAYILYTHILYTDGLGTSKPLILCSWSHGKFSRKVNLFPTKMTEGYAGHRFLVAAADQPPFVFRRIETDSDGGNPRVVWNGLEIKILKLLAERNNFSIEVVEPRELQLGSGDAVAKEIISGRVDIGIAGMYITEERARDMDVSFSHSHDCAAFITLTSTALPRYRAILGPFHWHVWVALTFTYLIGIIPLAFSDKHTLSHLIHNKGEIENMFWYVFGTFTNCFTFVGENSWSKTTKITTRLLIGWYWLFTIIITSCYTGSIIAFVTLPIFPETVDTISQLLAGFYRVGTLDHGGWERWFYNSSDALTNKLLRKLEFVPDVKTGIQNTTEAFFWPYAFLGSQSELEYIAQANFTKTESKRSLLHISNECFVPFGVSVGFPNNSLYGAKLSKDISRMVQSGIINKLIDEVRWEMQRTKTGGLLSVVHSPIKMNTIEEKGLTLEDTQGMFLLLGAGCLIAATALLSEWMGGFTKRCRNLGKKITSTKTPKKLPNTPKVSAKTKVANSDDTENKVGFVERASSFESDYTCDGQIITVTQESIIIHNDCNEEVWDSRRSSLIDLDYEIQEIFEKENKLIETISDNINRNETASKGAFGDIVDTK